The following are encoded in a window of Dysidea avara chromosome 4, odDysAvar1.4, whole genome shotgun sequence genomic DNA:
- the LOC136253845 gene encoding uncharacterized protein, which produces MANLVCCLSLFLTVIVLCTYQGDATFGSRYYRKPYVAVSFSQSAYSAKESDGRVAVTVVAHRYYFYKSFSVKIKSSVNTKLRPYASSSDFDEGTQVVSFSSRQTKATAYIRINNDNKVEYTEGFKVEILISRDVYNSGVKFGGRPTANVYIKNDDIATTHPPSPPPTHPPTSYYKGGVVKVRLSQKVYRVKESDGFAVIKLLVSGHRRSSIQIGARTFIPTKFDLPAG; this is translated from the exons ATGGCTAATCTTGTGTGCTGTTTAAGCCTGTTTTTAACTGTAATAGTTTTGTGCACATATCAGGGTGATGCAACATTTGGATCAAGATATTATA GAAAACCATACGTAGCTGTTTCCTTCAGCCAAAGTGCATATAGTGCAAAAGAATCAGATGGAAGAGTGGCTGTTACTGTTGTGGCGCATAGATACTACTTCTATAAATCATTTTCAGTGAAGATCAAGTCTAGTGTGAACACTAAACTAAGACCATATG CCTCATCATCAGATTTTGATGAAGGCACTCAGGTTGTATCATTTTCATCCAGACAGACAAAAGCAACTGCCTACATTCGTATTAACAATGATAACAAAGTTGAATACACTGAGGGATTCAAAGTAGAAATATTAATATCACGTGATGTATATAACAGTGGAGTTAAGTTTGGTGGACGACCTACGGCAAATGTTTATATTAAAAATG ATGATATAGCTACTACTCATCCACCAAGTCCTCCACCAACTCATCCACCAACAAGTTATTATAAAG GTGGTGTAGTAAAAGTCCGTCTTAGTCAGAAAGTGTACAGGGTAAAGGAATCAGATGGATTTGCTGTGATCAAGTTACTTGTTAGTGGACACAGAAGGTCTTCAATACAAATTGGAGCTAGAACATTTATACCAACCAAATTTGATTTACCAGCAGGTTAG